In one window of Sphingomonas glaciei DNA:
- a CDS encoding M13 family metallopeptidase — protein sequence MKRLLLVLAATTALAGCATTPAMVDSTAGETPAVADAAPAPSRPSPELGTYGFDTSGMNNSVLPGDNYFEYANGTWLRDTPIPADKSGYGMFAKLDDISKQRTRELIEESAKDSNSRIGAVYASFTDQAAIDAKGMKPIEPWLGQIKALNNRGGLPALYAAAARNGVRTPFGAYVGQDDKNPDTYILSLGQSGLGLPDRDYYLKDDAKLTDIRAKYLQHLTNMLTLAGEPNAAARATAILAFETDLARVHWTRVDSRDATKTYNKMTVAALAKSAPGFDFARMIRESGANGVSDLIVAQPSAITGEARILGRAPLGVLRDQLLVRSLSAFASVLPSAVDREQFAFYGTTLNGTPEQEVRWKRAVSFTTGALQDDVSKLYVAKYFPPETKAAADALVKNVVEAMGRRIDGLTWMAPATKQRARAKLANFTTKIGYPDQWRDMSGLQVSRDDAFGNALRANQFDYAYNIEKLGKPIYRWEWGMTPMTINAYANFSMSEIVFPAAILQPPFFDPNADPALNYGGIGAVIGHEISHHFDDQGSKYDENGRLADWWTPSDVTAFKAATDRLVAQYDAYQPFPDAKVNGRLTLGENIGDLAGLTVAYDAYQHSLGGAEAPSIDGTTGAQRFYLGWAQVWRAKYREAAARQRLLTDSHSPSEQRVSVVRNLDPWYGAFNVQPGQKLYLAPEQRVRVW from the coding sequence ATGAAGCGACTTCTTCTTGTTCTCGCCGCGACCACTGCCCTCGCCGGTTGCGCCACCACCCCCGCAATGGTCGACAGCACAGCGGGCGAGACGCCTGCGGTCGCTGACGCCGCCCCCGCACCGTCCCGGCCGAGCCCCGAGCTTGGCACCTATGGCTTCGACACCAGCGGGATGAACAACAGCGTCCTGCCGGGCGACAATTACTTCGAATATGCCAATGGCACCTGGCTGCGCGACACGCCGATTCCGGCCGACAAGAGCGGCTACGGCATGTTCGCCAAGCTCGACGACATCTCCAAGCAGCGTACCCGTGAGCTGATCGAGGAATCCGCCAAGGATTCGAACAGCCGGATCGGCGCGGTCTATGCCAGCTTCACCGACCAGGCCGCGATCGACGCCAAGGGAATGAAGCCGATCGAGCCCTGGCTGGGCCAGATCAAGGCCCTCAACAATCGCGGGGGACTGCCCGCACTGTACGCCGCGGCCGCCCGCAACGGCGTCCGCACTCCGTTTGGCGCCTATGTCGGGCAGGACGATAAGAATCCCGACACCTACATCCTGTCGCTGGGGCAGAGCGGCCTCGGGCTTCCCGATCGCGACTATTACCTCAAGGACGATGCCAAGCTCACGGACATCCGGGCCAAGTATCTCCAGCACCTGACCAACATGCTGACGCTGGCGGGTGAGCCCAATGCCGCCGCCCGGGCCACGGCTATCCTCGCCTTCGAAACCGACCTCGCCAGGGTGCACTGGACCCGGGTCGACAGCCGCGACGCGACCAAGACCTACAACAAGATGACCGTCGCCGCGCTTGCCAAGAGTGCGCCCGGCTTCGATTTCGCGCGGATGATCCGCGAAAGCGGAGCCAATGGGGTGAGCGACCTCATCGTCGCTCAGCCGAGCGCGATCACCGGCGAGGCGAGGATTCTCGGTCGCGCTCCGCTCGGCGTGCTCCGGGACCAGCTGCTGGTCCGCTCGCTCAGTGCCTTCGCGTCGGTTCTCCCGTCGGCCGTCGACCGCGAGCAGTTCGCTTTCTACGGCACGACGCTGAACGGCACGCCCGAGCAGGAAGTGCGCTGGAAGCGGGCGGTGTCCTTTACCACCGGTGCGCTGCAGGACGACGTCAGCAAGCTCTACGTCGCCAAATACTTCCCGCCCGAAACCAAGGCCGCGGCCGATGCGCTGGTGAAGAATGTGGTCGAGGCGATGGGCCGGCGGATCGACGGACTGACCTGGATGGCGCCCGCCACCAAGCAGCGTGCCCGCGCCAAGCTGGCCAACTTCACCACCAAGATCGGCTATCCCGACCAGTGGCGCGACATGAGTGGGCTGCAGGTGTCGCGCGACGATGCTTTCGGCAATGCGCTGCGCGCGAACCAGTTCGATTACGCGTACAATATCGAGAAGTTGGGCAAGCCGATCTATCGCTGGGAATGGGGCATGACCCCGATGACCATCAACGCCTATGCCAATTTCTCGATGAGCGAGATCGTCTTCCCGGCGGCCATCCTTCAGCCGCCGTTCTTCGATCCCAATGCCGATCCGGCGCTCAACTATGGCGGCATCGGCGCGGTCATCGGGCATGAGATCAGCCATCATTTCGACGACCAGGGCTCGAAATATGACGAGAATGGCCGTCTGGCGGACTGGTGGACGCCTTCGGACGTGACCGCCTTTAAGGCAGCGACCGACCGGCTGGTGGCGCAATATGATGCCTATCAGCCGTTCCCGGATGCCAAGGTCAACGGCCGGCTCACGCTTGGCGAGAATATCGGCGACCTTGCCGGCCTGACGGTCGCCTACGATGCCTACCAGCATTCGCTGGGTGGAGCGGAGGCGCCGAGCATCGACGGCACCACCGGCGCCCAGCGCTTCTACCTCGGCTGGGCGCAGGTGTGGCGGGCCAAGTATCGCGAGGCGGCCGCGCGCCAGCGCCTCCTCACCGACTCCCACAGTCCTTCGGAGCAGCGCGTGTCGGTCGTCCGTAACCTCGACCCCTGGTACGGGGCGTTCAACGTCCAGCCCGGCCAGAAGCTTTATCTGGCGCCAGAGCAGCGCGTCCGCGTATGGTAG
- the smpB gene encoding SsrA-binding protein SmpB, whose product MPKFAPPSPEFDKQKVVADNRRVRFDYFVEERFEAGIALQGTEVKALRNGEGSIAESYATVEGEEVVLINSHIPEYKNGSWMNHEPRRKRRLLLKKREIGRLMGAINRQGLTLVPLSIYFNGKGKAKVELALARGKKVHDKRETIKERDWKREQQRLLKSNG is encoded by the coding sequence ATGCCCAAATTTGCCCCGCCCTCACCAGAATTCGACAAGCAGAAGGTCGTGGCCGACAACCGCCGCGTCCGGTTCGATTATTTCGTGGAGGAAAGGTTCGAAGCGGGCATCGCGCTTCAGGGCACCGAAGTGAAGGCGCTGCGCAACGGCGAAGGCTCGATCGCGGAAAGCTATGCCACCGTCGAAGGCGAGGAAGTGGTGCTAATCAACAGCCACATCCCCGAATATAAGAACGGCAGCTGGATGAACCACGAGCCGCGCCGCAAGCGCCGGCTGCTGCTCAAGAAGCGCGAGATCGGCCGGCTGATGGGCGCGATCAACCGGCAGGGCCTGACGCTGGTGCCCCTGTCGATCTATTTCAACGGCAAGGGCAAGGCCAAGGTCGAGCTGGCCCTGGCTCGCGGCAAGAAGGTCCACGACAAGCGCGAGACGATCAAGGAACGCGACTGGAAGCGGGAGCAGCAGCGCCTGCTGAAGTCGAATGGCTGA
- a CDS encoding OmpA family protein, producing MLNLFLAAAAALQPAAAPAPLMIFFDSGGKDIRREWEPVLDEAAKAAAGVTRLRIIGHSDRPGSPAVNRRFALQRAQVVADALVARGVQRSVLLIETQGEDSPFIPTPDNVREIQNRRVDIRPE from the coding sequence ATGTTGAACCTGTTTCTCGCCGCCGCCGCAGCGCTGCAGCCAGCGGCCGCTCCGGCACCGCTGATGATTTTCTTCGACAGCGGCGGAAAGGACATTCGCCGCGAATGGGAGCCGGTCCTCGACGAGGCGGCGAAGGCGGCAGCGGGCGTGACCCGGCTGCGCATCATCGGTCATAGCGATCGCCCCGGCAGCCCTGCCGTCAACCGCCGCTTCGCGCTTCAGCGCGCTCAGGTGGTTGCCGACGCCCTCGTCGCGCGCGGTGTGCAGCGATCGGTCCTGCTGATCGAGACGCAGGGCGAAGACTCCCCCTTCATCCCTACCCCCGACAACGTCCGCGAAATCCAGAACCGGCGGGTCGATATCCGCCCGGAGTAA
- a CDS encoding DUF2062 domain-containing protein, with protein MASRPGFFRRLADKATPSREEVLESRWLKPFGKSIRRSDLWRFTRRSVPRGVAGGLFVGIFLMIPGLQIVGAALLSIPLRANIPIAAAMTFLSNPATTPLFLIAAIALGNKLGFHADLAAFQALYSSGAGARRWLEWLLSDAAPAMITGLFLIALVSALVGYAVSIVVWRWWVSRKWRRRVRPELFQHIH; from the coding sequence GTGGCTAGCCGCCCCGGCTTCTTCCGCCGCCTGGCCGACAAGGCCACGCCGAGCCGCGAGGAAGTGCTGGAAAGCCGCTGGCTGAAGCCGTTCGGCAAGAGCATCCGCCGGTCGGACCTGTGGCGCTTCACCCGCCGCTCGGTGCCGCGCGGGGTCGCCGGTGGCCTTTTCGTCGGGATCTTCCTGATGATCCCGGGGCTGCAGATCGTCGGCGCGGCGCTGCTTTCGATCCCGCTGCGAGCCAATATTCCGATCGCCGCGGCGATGACCTTCCTGTCCAATCCCGCGACCACGCCCCTCTTCCTGATCGCGGCGATCGCGCTGGGCAACAAGCTCGGCTTCCACGCTGACCTCGCAGCCTTTCAGGCGCTCTACTCGAGCGGCGCGGGGGCCAGGCGCTGGCTCGAATGGCTGCTGTCCGACGCCGCCCCGGCAATGATTACCGGCCTGTTCCTGATCGCACTGGTCAGTGCGTTGGTCGGCTATGCAGTGTCGATCGTCGTCTGGCGCTGGTGGGTCAGCCGCAAGTGGCGCAGGCGCGTGCGGCCTGAATTATTCCAACACATCCACTGA